The following proteins are co-located in the Polymorphospora rubra genome:
- a CDS encoding hydantoinase B/oxoprolinase family protein: MGEPDGATVEVVRSYLVSAAEEMRAALVRTAFNPVIYEVYDFGISIYDADLRLVAESTGLSRFLGANDYSIGRGVEYVGVDNLEPGDVVLLNYPYWNAAHSYDATLFSPVFLPSDGDGDGTLIGFLCVRAHWMDLGAKDPGYVLDSTDMHQEGVIFPGTKVFRRGEPAHEIVELIRFNSRMPDLVIGDLHAQVAALRTGERRLIDVYTRYGRETVDAVVATVVAAAEASTAEAVAALPQGSWTAVDWLDDDGITDEPIRMQVTVTVADGRFTVDFAGSSPAVPGPVNLPLGATIATARVAFKAVTTPTEQTNAGHFTALEVRAEPGTLFHAVYPAATFTQWTGTVALELIYKALAQGMPERLPASSGGDVPGFMMVGTHPDTGQMFAVSNNDPVGWGASPDHDGIGPVNHLCQTQARNTPVEVLEAKTGMFFERVEIRADSGGAGRFRGGSGLRRDIRFVTPGEFLSVIKKTRSRPWALDGGLEPDPNQVVVFPGTDREARVSTKRTRVEVGDRITLLTAGGGGHGDPADRDVAAIRHDIAEGYVTPAAARQIYGFEDYP; the protein is encoded by the coding sequence ATGGGTGAACCCGACGGCGCCACGGTCGAGGTGGTCCGCAGCTATCTCGTGTCGGCGGCCGAGGAGATGCGGGCCGCCCTGGTCCGTACCGCCTTCAACCCGGTCATCTACGAGGTCTACGACTTCGGCATCTCCATCTACGACGCCGACCTGCGGCTGGTCGCCGAGTCGACCGGACTGAGCCGGTTCCTCGGCGCCAACGACTACTCGATCGGCAGGGGCGTCGAGTACGTCGGGGTCGACAACCTCGAACCCGGCGACGTGGTGCTGCTCAACTACCCGTACTGGAACGCGGCGCACTCGTACGACGCGACCCTGTTCTCGCCGGTCTTCCTGCCCAGCGACGGTGACGGCGACGGCACCCTGATCGGTTTCCTCTGCGTCCGCGCGCACTGGATGGACCTCGGCGCCAAGGACCCCGGCTATGTGCTGGACTCCACCGACATGCACCAGGAAGGCGTCATCTTCCCGGGCACCAAGGTCTTCCGCCGGGGCGAGCCGGCCCACGAGATCGTGGAACTGATCCGGTTCAACTCCCGGATGCCGGACCTGGTCATCGGCGACCTGCACGCCCAGGTCGCGGCGCTGCGCACCGGCGAACGCCGGCTGATCGACGTCTACACCCGCTACGGGCGCGAGACCGTCGACGCGGTCGTCGCCACCGTCGTCGCGGCCGCCGAGGCGTCCACCGCCGAGGCGGTCGCCGCCCTGCCGCAGGGCTCGTGGACCGCCGTCGACTGGCTCGACGACGACGGCATCACCGACGAGCCGATCCGGATGCAGGTCACCGTGACCGTCGCCGACGGCCGGTTCACCGTCGACTTCGCCGGCTCGTCGCCGGCCGTACCCGGACCGGTGAACCTGCCGCTCGGGGCGACGATCGCGACCGCCCGGGTCGCGTTCAAGGCGGTGACCACCCCGACCGAGCAGACCAACGCCGGACACTTCACCGCCCTGGAGGTACGCGCCGAACCGGGCACCCTGTTCCACGCCGTCTACCCGGCGGCGACGTTCACCCAGTGGACCGGCACGGTCGCCCTCGAACTCATCTACAAGGCCCTCGCCCAGGGCATGCCGGAGCGGCTGCCCGCCTCGTCCGGCGGTGACGTGCCCGGCTTCATGATGGTCGGCACGCACCCGGACACCGGGCAGATGTTCGCGGTCAGCAACAACGACCCGGTCGGCTGGGGCGCCAGCCCCGACCACGACGGCATCGGCCCGGTCAACCACCTGTGCCAGACCCAGGCGCGCAACACCCCGGTCGAGGTCCTCGAAGCCAAGACCGGGATGTTCTTCGAACGGGTCGAGATCCGCGCCGACTCCGGCGGGGCGGGCCGGTTCCGGGGTGGATCGGGGCTGCGCCGGGACATCCGGTTCGTGACGCCGGGTGAGTTCCTGTCGGTGATCAAGAAGACCCGCAGCCGGCCGTGGGCGCTCGACGGTGGCCTGGAGCCGGACCCGAACCAGGTGGTCGTGTTCCCGGGGACGGACCGGGAGGCGCGGGTGTCGACGAAGCGGACCCGGGTCGAGGTGGGGGACCGGATCACGCTGCTGACCGCCGGCGGCGGTGGGCACGGCGACCCGGCCGACCGCGACGTCGCCGCGATCCGCCACGACATCGCCGAGGGCTACGTCACCCCCGCCGCCGCCCGCCAGATCTACGGATTCGAGGACTATCCATGA
- a CDS encoding imidazolonepropionase-like domain-containing protein, with the protein MSETSGAASAVLVNCTVVDGRIVDGVGPLPDAAVWVRGDRIAAVGPRDEVLAQAGEQGGFTRVDLDGAYVTPGLTNMHTHLSLSLPGSGGDGVKG; encoded by the coding sequence GTGAGTGAGACGAGTGGTGCGGCGTCGGCCGTACTGGTGAACTGCACCGTCGTCGACGGCCGGATCGTCGACGGCGTCGGCCCGCTGCCCGACGCGGCCGTCTGGGTACGCGGCGACCGGATCGCCGCCGTCGGCCCGCGCGACGAGGTGCTCGCCCAGGCCGGCGAGCAGGGCGGGTTCACGCGCGTCGACCTCGACGGCGCGTACGTCACGCCGGGGCTGACCAACATGCACACCCACCTGTCGCTGTCGCTGCCCGGCAGTGGCGGCGACGGGGTCAAGGGATGA
- a CDS encoding metal-dependent hydrolase family protein, with amino-acid sequence MNPHELALYMADGARRTLLCGVTTVRCVAEKDHADFALRRAIAAGRVVGPRIFTAGRALVCTGGHGHESGDTMECDGADGFRRGVRSQVKAGADLIKVMISGGIAGEHESIHTRQLFTDELRAVIDTAHAWGRRVTAHAGPAPVIAEAVELGLDCVEHGYQLTPEVVARMAERGTALVPTLLVTRCKEFFDELGVPEWMQCRSLGAGPRHLESFAMALDAGVEVLLGSDMPPFWHFEGTNASVRELEYMSEGGIGPARALYAGTLGPIRWLGAEADLGTVETGKYADLVAMDADPTAETSAFRGIRWVMKGGRVVRDDRSGWSAQ; translated from the coding sequence ATGAACCCGCACGAGCTGGCCCTCTACATGGCCGACGGTGCCCGCCGCACCCTCCTGTGTGGAGTGACGACGGTCCGCTGCGTCGCCGAGAAGGACCACGCCGACTTCGCCCTGCGCCGCGCGATCGCCGCCGGCCGGGTCGTCGGCCCCCGGATCTTCACTGCCGGCCGGGCCCTGGTCTGCACCGGCGGCCACGGCCACGAGAGCGGCGACACCATGGAGTGCGATGGCGCCGACGGCTTCCGCCGCGGCGTACGCAGCCAGGTCAAGGCCGGCGCCGACCTGATCAAGGTGATGATCTCCGGCGGCATCGCCGGCGAGCACGAGTCGATCCACACCCGGCAGCTGTTCACCGACGAGCTGCGCGCCGTCATCGACACCGCGCACGCCTGGGGCCGCCGGGTCACCGCCCACGCCGGGCCCGCCCCGGTCATCGCCGAGGCGGTCGAACTGGGCCTGGACTGCGTCGAGCACGGCTACCAGCTCACCCCCGAGGTCGTCGCCCGGATGGCCGAGCGCGGCACCGCCCTGGTGCCGACCCTGCTGGTCACCCGCTGCAAGGAGTTCTTCGACGAACTCGGCGTACCGGAGTGGATGCAGTGCCGGTCGCTCGGCGCCGGCCCACGCCACCTGGAGAGCTTCGCGATGGCGCTGGACGCCGGCGTCGAGGTGCTGCTCGGCAGCGACATGCCGCCGTTCTGGCACTTCGAGGGAACCAACGCCTCGGTACGCGAACTCGAATACATGTCCGAGGGCGGCATCGGTCCGGCCCGCGCGCTGTACGCCGGCACCCTCGGCCCGATCCGCTGGCTCGGCGCCGAGGCCGACCTCGGCACGGTGGAGACCGGCAAGTACGCCGACCTGGTCGCGATGGACGCCGACCCGACCGCCGAGACGTCGGCGTTCCGCGGCATCCGCTGGGTCATGAAGGGTGGCCGCGTCGTCCGCGACGACCGGTCGGGATGGAGCGCACAGTGA
- a CDS encoding YybH family protein has translation MSTGTDDRAAIAAGIDDLYDAFLAGDRQRFDSHLHADVTTWETHLPGPLRTRAELDTYRDRRDAAGARPKLAVLAATDLRVDVWDDTAVARYVLVAEPKDGPAQHSRVTDVLRRTADGWRIVHHHSELLVPATA, from the coding sequence GTGAGCACCGGAACAGACGACCGCGCCGCGATCGCGGCCGGCATCGACGACCTGTACGACGCGTTCCTCGCCGGCGACCGGCAACGCTTCGACAGCCACCTGCACGCCGACGTGACCACCTGGGAGACCCACCTGCCCGGGCCGTTGCGCACCCGCGCCGAACTCGACACGTACCGCGACCGGCGCGACGCCGCCGGGGCCCGCCCGAAGCTCGCCGTCCTGGCCGCCACCGACCTGCGGGTCGACGTCTGGGACGACACCGCCGTCGCCCGGTACGTGCTGGTCGCCGAACCGAAGGACGGCCCCGCCCAGCACAGCCGGGTCACCGACGTGCTGCGGCGCACCGCCGACGGGTGGCGCATCGTGCACCACCACTCCGAACTGCTCGTGCCGGCCACGGCATGA
- a CDS encoding NADPH:quinone oxidoreductase family protein: MIRRLVAYRDGEPADVLTVAEVPDDPPPGPGEVTLAVDTVGLNFLDVMLCRGTYPVRPDPPVTPGVEVAGRVVAAGPGAEHLLGQDVLACPALPHGALGDRVTVEAGLTVPRPAGISAVDAAALPVTYQTAWFALERAGVRAGDLVLVHAGAGGVGIAATQLAVARRARVICTAGGPEKVARCRENGASLAIDYHATDFVEQVHEATRGTGVDVVLDPVGGDVFTRSLDCLAFEGRIVVIGAAGGPPPPVDPMRLTAANATVIGLSWGSMYPWRLPDAVRDAYERLFDLHAAGAVRPPVTRVVPLHEAPAALSDLAAGRTVGKIIVQVGGS, encoded by the coding sequence ATGATCCGACGACTGGTCGCCTACCGCGACGGTGAGCCGGCCGACGTGCTCACCGTCGCGGAGGTGCCCGACGACCCGCCGCCCGGCCCGGGCGAGGTGACCCTCGCCGTGGACACCGTCGGCCTCAACTTCCTCGACGTGATGCTGTGCCGGGGCACCTATCCGGTCCGCCCCGACCCGCCGGTCACCCCGGGCGTAGAGGTCGCCGGCCGGGTCGTCGCCGCCGGCCCCGGCGCCGAGCACCTGCTCGGCCAGGACGTGCTCGCCTGCCCGGCGCTGCCGCACGGCGCGCTCGGCGACCGGGTCACCGTCGAGGCCGGCCTGACCGTGCCCCGACCGGCCGGGATCAGCGCCGTCGACGCGGCGGCCCTGCCGGTCACCTACCAGACCGCGTGGTTCGCCCTCGAACGCGCCGGGGTACGTGCCGGCGACCTGGTGCTGGTGCACGCCGGCGCCGGTGGGGTCGGCATCGCCGCCACCCAGCTCGCCGTCGCCCGCCGGGCCCGGGTGATCTGCACCGCCGGCGGCCCGGAGAAGGTCGCCCGGTGCCGGGAGAACGGCGCCAGCCTCGCCATCGACTACCACGCCACCGACTTCGTCGAACAGGTCCACGAGGCGACCCGGGGGACCGGTGTCGACGTGGTGCTCGACCCGGTCGGCGGCGACGTGTTCACCCGGTCGCTGGACTGCCTCGCCTTCGAGGGGCGGATCGTGGTGATCGGCGCCGCCGGCGGGCCGCCGCCGCCGGTCGACCCGATGCGGCTGACCGCCGCCAACGCCACCGTCATCGGCCTGTCGTGGGGGTCGATGTACCCGTGGCGCCTCCCGGACGCGGTTCGCGACGCGTACGAACGGCTTTTCGACCTGCACGCGGCCGGCGCGGTCCGGCCGCCGGTGACCCGGGTCGTGCCGCTGCACGAGGCGCCGGCGGCGCTGTCCGACCTCGCCGCCGGGCGTACCGTCGGCAAGATCATTGTCCAGGTAGGAGGGAGCTGA
- a CDS encoding TIGR04076 family protein, which produces MAEDATPTEGDMDIYDLRVTVDRIEGRSVCGMNVGDHFDLTDSAHLKLPEGKHFCVYALASVLPFLAAKQRDVPPGDWLAQDSLFACPDPEERLIMRVERTCRRRMNSADLT; this is translated from the coding sequence ATGGCCGAGGACGCCACGCCCACCGAGGGCGACATGGACATCTACGACCTGCGGGTCACCGTCGACCGGATCGAGGGCCGCTCGGTCTGCGGCATGAACGTCGGCGACCACTTCGACCTGACCGACAGCGCCCACCTCAAGCTGCCCGAGGGAAAGCACTTCTGCGTGTACGCCCTCGCGTCGGTGCTGCCGTTCCTGGCCGCCAAGCAGCGCGACGTGCCGCCCGGCGACTGGCTCGCCCAGGACTCGCTGTTCGCCTGCCCCGACCCGGAGGAACGGCTGATCATGCGGGTCGAGCGGACCTGCCGGCGCCGGATGAACTCCGCCGACCTGACCTGA
- a CDS encoding LLM class flavin-dependent oxidoreductase, producing the protein MAPVEIGLGLQSDKRAGDYARLARRAEEDGFDVLTVFGDLMYQPPIFPLLEMAAATTRVRLGTACLNPYSMAPYEIAGQVAALDLASHGRAYLGLARGTWLGAVGIDQPRPLAALAEAAQVVYRLLGGDTTGFEGRVFRLAPGTALRYAVQRPDPPLLLGAWGPRGAALAGRIAGEIKVGGSANPAMVPVIRDRVRTGAEAAGRSVDDVGIVLGAVTVVDTDGVAARAKARTEVAMYLAVVADLDPTVEIPADLLARVKELVDAGADVEAGRLIPDDLLDLFAFSGTPEQVAAQAQTLIDAGVRRVEFGTPHGLTDDRGVALLGSAVLPLLRREPAPARPAATGPGSGS; encoded by the coding sequence GTGGCACCCGTCGAGATCGGGCTCGGCCTGCAGAGCGACAAGCGGGCCGGCGACTACGCCCGGCTGGCCCGCCGCGCCGAGGAGGACGGCTTCGACGTGCTCACCGTCTTCGGCGACCTGATGTACCAGCCGCCGATCTTCCCGCTGCTGGAGATGGCGGCGGCCACCACCCGGGTCCGGCTCGGCACCGCCTGCCTCAACCCGTACTCGATGGCGCCGTACGAGATCGCCGGCCAGGTCGCCGCGCTCGACCTGGCCTCGCACGGGCGGGCCTACCTCGGCCTGGCCCGGGGCACCTGGCTCGGCGCGGTCGGCATCGACCAGCCGCGCCCGCTCGCCGCCCTGGCGGAGGCGGCGCAGGTCGTCTACCGACTGCTCGGCGGCGACACCACCGGCTTCGAGGGGCGGGTCTTCCGGCTCGCCCCCGGCACCGCCCTGCGGTACGCGGTGCAGCGCCCCGACCCGCCGCTGCTGCTCGGCGCCTGGGGCCCGCGCGGCGCCGCCCTCGCCGGCCGCATCGCCGGCGAGATCAAGGTCGGTGGCAGCGCCAACCCGGCCATGGTGCCGGTCATCCGCGACCGGGTCCGCACCGGCGCCGAGGCCGCCGGCCGCTCCGTCGACGACGTCGGCATCGTGCTCGGCGCGGTCACCGTCGTCGACACCGACGGCGTCGCCGCCCGGGCCAAGGCCCGGACCGAGGTGGCGATGTACCTGGCCGTCGTCGCCGACCTCGACCCGACCGTGGAGATCCCCGCCGACCTGCTGGCCCGGGTCAAGGAACTCGTCGACGCCGGCGCCGACGTCGAGGCCGGCCGGCTGATCCCCGACGACCTGCTCGACCTGTTCGCCTTCTCCGGCACGCCGGAGCAGGTCGCCGCGCAGGCCCAGACCCTGATCGACGCCGGGGTACGCCGGGTCGAGTTCGGCACCCCGCACGGGCTCACCGACGACCGGGGCGTGGCGCTGCTCGGCTCGGCCGTCCTGCCGCTGCTGCGCCGCGAACCCGCGCCGGCGCGACCCGCCGCGACCGGGCCGGGGAGCGGGTCGTGA
- a CDS encoding alpha/beta hydrolase, translated as MTAPSANQPAPPYVLVVAVAGMVADRDLLTEVAEGEFTTLGVAGRFLTVPNATGLRRALDSVGRDPSTVLVVLPGPDPAVRALMAVDGPHAARTVWFDLAVTDPAPVAAGSVHLQGRGVWGLGWAVRHAVHRLRNPAVRIAYGPHPEQWGDLRLPASVAPAAVADPEPVDGAEPVDGAEPAGGPPPVAVLLHGGFWRSIWGADLMDALAIDLAVRGYAVWNLEYRRPDRHGWDATVADVAAGLDALADLDTLAAGRAGGATLNLDLNVNLNSRLRVDPDRIAVLGHSAGAQLALRAAADTRRPALVVSLAGVLDLVEGDRRDIGSGAVAGALGGRHGDLPAVYAASDPMVRLPIGVPQLVVQGHADDLDLRDFNRRYVAAARAAGDEVVHLEHPGDHFSVIDPGAYVWRAAAAELDRRLNP; from the coding sequence GTGACCGCGCCGTCGGCCAACCAGCCGGCACCCCCGTACGTGCTGGTCGTCGCGGTGGCCGGAATGGTCGCCGACCGGGACCTGCTCACCGAGGTCGCCGAGGGCGAGTTCACCACGCTGGGCGTCGCCGGCCGTTTCCTGACCGTCCCGAACGCCACCGGGCTGCGCCGCGCGCTGGACAGCGTCGGCCGCGACCCGTCCACCGTCCTCGTCGTACTGCCCGGACCCGACCCCGCCGTACGGGCCCTGATGGCCGTCGACGGGCCGCATGCGGCGCGTACGGTCTGGTTCGACCTGGCCGTGACCGACCCGGCACCGGTCGCCGCCGGCTCGGTGCACCTGCAGGGGCGTGGCGTCTGGGGCCTGGGTTGGGCGGTCCGGCACGCGGTCCACCGGCTGCGCAACCCGGCGGTCCGGATCGCCTACGGGCCACATCCCGAGCAGTGGGGCGATCTCCGGCTGCCGGCGTCGGTCGCCCCGGCGGCCGTCGCGGACCCGGAGCCGGTGGACGGTGCCGAGCCGGTGGACGGTGCCGAGCCGGCGGGCGGCCCGCCGCCGGTCGCGGTGCTGCTGCACGGCGGCTTCTGGCGGTCGATCTGGGGCGCCGACCTGATGGACGCGCTCGCCATCGACCTCGCCGTCCGTGGCTACGCGGTGTGGAACCTGGAATACCGCCGGCCGGACCGGCACGGCTGGGACGCGACCGTCGCCGATGTCGCCGCCGGTCTCGACGCGCTGGCCGACCTCGACACGCTGGCCGCCGGCCGGGCGGGTGGGGCAACCCTCAACCTCGACCTCAACGTAAACCTCAACTCGAGGTTGAGGGTCGACCCGGACCGGATCGCGGTGCTGGGACACTCGGCCGGCGCGCAGCTCGCACTGCGGGCCGCCGCGGACACCCGGCGTCCCGCGCTGGTCGTCTCCCTTGCCGGGGTGCTCGACCTGGTCGAGGGCGACCGTCGGGACATCGGTTCGGGCGCGGTCGCCGGCGCGCTCGGCGGCCGGCACGGCGACCTGCCGGCGGTCTACGCGGCTTCCGACCCCATGGTCCGGCTGCCGATCGGTGTGCCGCAGCTGGTCGTGCAGGGGCACGCCGACGACCTCGACCTGCGCGACTTCAACCGGCGCTATGTCGCCGCGGCGCGGGCCGCCGGTGACGAGGTGGTCCACCTCGAACACCCCGGCGACCACTTCTCGGTCATCGACCCGGGCGCGTACGTGTGGCGGGCCGCGGCGGCCGAACTCGACCGCCGCCTCAACCCGTAG
- a CDS encoding helix-turn-helix domain-containing protein, which yields MRTSERHTRPDDARPDLVGARMRRFRTERGLTLRGLAARSGLSIGFLSQVERGVSSIGLTALNSVAAALDRPVAEFFDDGSAPAEEVPPARLPTHFTLTRAASGATEYVSGQQTYRMLSDRGPNLVLEPMLVHIAPGGRRDEAYGHGGEEFAYVVSGELLYEVDGVEHRLYPGDSLHLRSNAPHRLYNDTDEVTTVVSVVTPRLF from the coding sequence GTGCGCACATCGGAACGCCACACCCGGCCGGACGACGCCCGACCGGATCTGGTCGGTGCCCGGATGCGGCGGTTCCGCACCGAACGGGGGCTGACCCTGCGTGGCCTGGCGGCCCGGTCCGGCCTGTCGATCGGCTTCCTGTCGCAGGTCGAGCGGGGTGTCTCGTCGATCGGGCTGACCGCGCTGAACAGCGTCGCGGCAGCCCTCGACCGGCCGGTCGCCGAGTTCTTCGACGACGGTTCGGCGCCCGCCGAGGAGGTGCCGCCGGCCCGGCTGCCCACGCACTTCACGCTGACCCGCGCGGCGAGCGGCGCCACCGAGTACGTCTCCGGCCAGCAGACCTACCGGATGCTGTCGGACCGTGGCCCGAACCTGGTGCTGGAGCCGATGCTGGTGCACATCGCGCCCGGTGGCCGGCGCGACGAGGCGTACGGGCACGGCGGCGAGGAGTTCGCCTACGTGGTCAGCGGCGAGCTGCTCTACGAGGTCGACGGGGTGGAGCACCGGCTGTATCCGGGCGACAGCCTGCATCTGCGGTCAAACGCGCCGCACCGGCTCTACAACGACACCGACGAGGTGACGACGGTCGTCTCGGTGGTCACGCCGCGCCTGTTCTGA
- a CDS encoding condensation domain-containing protein codes for MSVTDVDRYVDANPFGDAAFPVTPAQAVFLDDVAPPAGPDHADHILHVELTRRIAPARVATAVRRTMLRHDGLRLRLAHDGSRWWQSCADPGDPPFESHDLSGVGDDEVEPAVAAVAAGARTSTTAPVRVEHLRLGGGRRDRMLVICNPLVVDGLSLALVLDDLQGWLDGNGPAAPTAPYQIWATALDRYAREAELAEQIPFWLAQRRREAVPVDRSEGAGSTGPRAVLTTTLSGAATDAATRAAGAAGLDLADLLLAAVAATVARWQGGAHCTVAVASPGRRSPVPGIDVSRTIGRFEFRYPLRLHVDPDLTGPSAAAEVRRQVAAVPLDGLGHGLLLRTRGDERLADVAAPQVGFSYLAGSDATRPAGLLVPVTAAPERDPAGGRPYLLDVAATVVDGAVRFAFHHDPAVHDASTIGRLADEIGARLCGPGVDAG; via the coding sequence ATGTCCGTTACCGACGTCGACCGGTACGTCGACGCGAACCCGTTCGGCGACGCCGCGTTCCCGGTCACTCCCGCCCAGGCCGTCTTCCTCGACGACGTCGCGCCACCGGCCGGTCCCGACCACGCCGACCACATCCTCCACGTGGAACTGACCCGGCGGATCGCGCCGGCGCGGGTGGCCACGGCGGTACGGCGGACGATGCTGCGACACGACGGTCTGCGGCTGCGGCTGGCCCACGACGGCTCACGGTGGTGGCAGAGCTGCGCCGATCCGGGCGACCCCCCGTTCGAGAGCCACGACCTGTCCGGTGTCGGCGACGACGAGGTGGAGCCGGCCGTGGCGGCGGTCGCGGCCGGTGCCCGGACCTCCACCACCGCCCCGGTACGGGTCGAGCACCTGCGGCTGGGCGGCGGGCGCCGGGACCGGATGCTCGTCATCTGCAACCCGCTGGTCGTCGACGGGCTGTCCCTGGCGCTGGTGCTGGACGACCTCCAGGGGTGGCTGGACGGCAACGGGCCGGCGGCGCCCACCGCGCCGTACCAGATCTGGGCGACGGCCCTGGACCGGTACGCGCGGGAGGCGGAACTGGCCGAGCAGATCCCGTTCTGGCTGGCCCAGCGGCGGCGCGAGGCGGTGCCGGTCGACCGGTCGGAGGGGGCCGGCTCGACCGGACCACGCGCGGTGCTCACCACGACGCTGTCCGGGGCGGCGACCGACGCCGCGACGCGGGCCGCTGGCGCGGCCGGGCTCGATCTCGCCGATCTGCTGCTGGCCGCCGTGGCCGCGACGGTGGCGCGCTGGCAGGGCGGTGCACACTGCACGGTCGCGGTGGCGTCGCCGGGCCGGCGGTCTCCGGTACCGGGGATCGACGTCAGCCGGACCATCGGCCGGTTCGAGTTCCGCTATCCGCTGCGCCTGCACGTCGACCCCGACCTGACCGGTCCGTCGGCGGCGGCCGAGGTACGCCGCCAGGTGGCGGCCGTACCGCTCGACGGTCTCGGGCACGGTCTGCTGCTGCGTACCCGGGGCGACGAACGGCTGGCCGACGTCGCCGCGCCGCAGGTCGGCTTCAGCTATCTGGCCGGATCCGACGCGACCCGGCCGGCGGGCCTGCTGGTGCCGGTGACCGCGGCGCCGGAGCGGGATCCGGCCGGTGGCCGGCCGTACCTGCTGGACGTCGCCGCGACGGTCGTCGACGGTGCCGTACGGTTCGCGTTCCACCACGACCCGGCCGTCCATGACGCGTCGACGATCGGCCGGCTGGCCGACGAGATCGGGGCCCGGCTGTGCGGGCCGGGTGTCGACGCGGGCTGA
- a CDS encoding Lrp/AsnC family transcriptional regulator: protein MDEMDWALLGELQRDARLSFSELSRRVHLSPPAVAERIRRLEESGVIGGYHAHVDLTRAGWTVVAMIRMSCYGAHCILRDPEVAKWSEILEIHRITGDACSLLKVAAGSMEHFEQVIDRLAPYGQPSSTMVLSTPLGWRPVTPADRPES, encoded by the coding sequence GTGGACGAGATGGATTGGGCGCTCCTGGGCGAGCTGCAGCGCGATGCCCGGCTGTCCTTCAGCGAACTGTCACGCAGGGTGCACCTGTCGCCGCCCGCCGTGGCCGAACGGATCCGCCGGCTGGAGGAGTCCGGAGTGATCGGCGGCTACCACGCGCACGTCGACCTGACCCGGGCCGGCTGGACGGTGGTGGCCATGATCCGGATGTCCTGTTACGGGGCGCACTGCATCCTGCGCGATCCGGAGGTGGCGAAGTGGTCGGAGATCCTGGAGATCCACCGGATCACCGGCGACGCGTGCAGCCTGTTGAAGGTGGCGGCCGGCTCGATGGAGCACTTCGAGCAGGTGATCGACCGGTTGGCGCCGTACGGCCAGCCGTCGAGCACGATGGTGCTGTCGACCCCGCTCGGCTGGCGCCCGGTGACCCCGGCCGACCGGCCCGAGTCCTGA
- a CDS encoding tryptophan 2,3-dioxygenase, whose translation MKSTELAEPDVRPADPSAPAVRPATADERERRAAANAGEPTVEFTDRVPYDAYVHASTLHSLQQTLSKDPGEMSFLMVSQIMELYFGLTRFELLETQRLLRADDVWGALAPLRRAALHLEGLNASWQTLRWMTPADFNRFRDLLGEGSGFQSAMYRHLEFLLGLKTPSLVRPFRRQPEVYAELVESLESPSLWDDVIAVLARRGHAIPQALLDRDTAEEHEPHPAVEQAWVRIYEHNTPDNHLRMLGEALTEVAEQFGDWRYRHLKAVQRSMGAKVGSGGSAGVTWLQRSMARVVFPEIWSARTSM comes from the coding sequence ATGAAGAGCACCGAACTGGCCGAGCCGGACGTACGCCCGGCCGATCCGTCCGCCCCGGCCGTACGGCCGGCGACTGCCGACGAACGTGAGCGGCGCGCCGCGGCCAACGCCGGCGAGCCCACGGTCGAGTTCACCGACCGGGTGCCGTACGACGCGTACGTGCACGCCAGCACCCTGCACAGCCTCCAGCAGACGCTGAGCAAGGACCCGGGCGAGATGTCCTTTCTCATGGTCAGCCAGATCATGGAGCTCTACTTCGGCCTCACCCGCTTCGAACTGCTCGAGACCCAGCGGCTCCTGCGCGCCGACGACGTCTGGGGCGCGCTCGCCCCGCTGCGCCGCGCCGCCCTGCACCTCGAGGGGCTCAACGCCTCCTGGCAGACGCTGCGCTGGATGACGCCCGCCGACTTCAACCGCTTCCGCGACCTGCTCGGCGAGGGCTCCGGCTTCCAGTCGGCGATGTACCGCCACCTGGAGTTCCTGCTCGGCCTGAAGACCCCGTCGCTGGTCCGCCCGTTCCGCCGGCAGCCCGAGGTGTACGCCGAACTCGTCGAGTCGCTCGAAAGTCCGAGCCTCTGGGACGACGTGATCGCCGTACTCGCCCGCCGCGGGCACGCGATCCCGCAGGCGCTCCTTGATCGGGATACCGCGGAAGAGCACGAGCCGCACCCGGCCGTCGAGCAGGCCTGGGTACGGATCTACGAGCACAACACCCCCGACAACCACCTGCGGATGCTCGGCGAGGCCCTCACCGAGGTCGCCGAACAGTTCGGCGACTGGCGCTACCGGCACCTCAAGGCCGTCCAGCGCAGCATGGGCGCCAAGGTCGGCAGCGGCGGCTCCGCCGGCGTGACATGGTTGCAGCGCAGCATGGCCCGCGTGGTCTTCCCCGAGATCTGGTCCGCCCGGACCTCCATGTGA